The Pseudomonas eucalypticola genome has a window encoding:
- the pstB gene encoding phosphate ABC transporter ATP-binding protein PstB: MQDPNKPAGISLSAIGRMRQGLSMANEKLAIQVPGLNLFYGDKQALFDVKLDIPKQRVTAFIGPSGCGKSTLLRTFNRMNDLVDGCRVDGEINLEGHNIYTKGEDVAELRRRVGMVFQKPNPFPKTIYENVVYGLRIQGINKKRVLDEAVEWALKASALWDEVKDRLHESALGLSGGQQQRLVIARTVAVEPEVLLLDEPCSALDPISTLKVEELIYELKSKYTIVIVTHNMQQAARVSDYTAFMHMGKLVEFGDTDTLFTNPAKRQTEDYITGRYG; encoded by the coding sequence ATGCAAGACCCGAACAAACCCGCCGGTATCAGCCTTTCGGCCATCGGCCGCATGCGCCAGGGCCTGAGCATGGCCAACGAGAAGCTGGCCATCCAGGTGCCGGGCCTGAACCTGTTCTACGGCGACAAGCAGGCGCTGTTCGACGTGAAGCTGGACATCCCCAAGCAACGTGTCACGGCCTTCATCGGACCCTCCGGTTGCGGCAAGTCGACCTTGCTGCGCACCTTCAACCGCATGAATGACCTGGTGGACGGCTGCCGGGTGGACGGCGAGATCAACCTGGAAGGCCACAATATCTACACCAAGGGCGAAGACGTGGCCGAGCTGCGCCGCCGGGTGGGCATGGTGTTCCAGAAACCCAACCCGTTCCCCAAGACCATCTATGAAAACGTGGTGTATGGCCTGCGCATCCAGGGCATCAACAAGAAGCGCGTGCTCGACGAGGCCGTGGAATGGGCGCTGAAGGCATCAGCGTTGTGGGACGAGGTCAAGGACCGGTTGCATGAGTCCGCCCTCGGGCTTTCCGGTGGCCAGCAGCAACGCCTGGTGATCGCCCGTACCGTGGCCGTGGAGCCCGAGGTCTTGCTGCTCGACGAGCCGTGTTCGGCCCTGGACCCTATCTCCACGTTGAAAGTCGAGGAGCTGATCTACGAATTGAAATCCAAATACACCATTGTGATCGTGACCCACAACATGCAGCAGGCTGCGCGGGTCTCCGATTACACGGCGTTCATGCACATGGGCAAGCTGGTGGAGTTCGGGGACACCGATACCCTGTTCACCAACCCCGCGAAACGGCAGACCGAGGACTACATCACCGGTCGCTATGGCTAG
- the pstA gene encoding phosphate ABC transporter permease PstA, with the protein MKKASFKGWFRSGSPGVWLSGGAVSVAVIMTIGLLAVLAVRGLGHFWPADLVRASYNVPGQPAQQLVGEIVEKDQVPRAQLAGAGLPVPADGPEFMTRELIKVGNRDLGHPDFVWVVGEWLQEQRQPEELVTVERREWGNFYGYLVNIKENGQVVGEGDGVFSQLYPRIDRVKDLARQLNRLEKTEIGSINARLERIRLHARKLELNHQLDATAQADMDTERAVLKARYEGIEAQLGDLHQAINRDSLTVRDVNGQEIEISMGKVVHAYQPNAMGVLKKTGFYFGKVWEFLSDDPREANTEGGVFPAIFGTVMMTLIMAMIVTPFGVLAAVYLREYARQGPMTRLIRIAVNNLAGVPAIVYGVFGLGFFVYVLGGSIDRLFFPEALPAPTFGTPGLMWASLTLALLAVPVVIVATEEGLARIPLSLREGSLALGATKAETLWKVVLPMASPAMITGMILAVARAAGEVAPLMLVGVVKMAPALPVDGNYPYLHLDQKIMHLGFHIYDVGFQSPNVEAARPVVYATALLLVLVIAALNLSAVAIRNHLREKYKALDN; encoded by the coding sequence GTGAAAAAGGCTTCATTCAAAGGCTGGTTCCGCAGTGGTTCGCCAGGTGTATGGCTCAGCGGCGGCGCGGTGTCCGTCGCCGTGATCATGACCATTGGCCTGCTGGCGGTGCTGGCCGTGCGCGGCCTTGGCCATTTCTGGCCCGCCGACTTGGTGCGCGCCAGCTACAACGTGCCGGGCCAGCCTGCCCAGCAGTTGGTCGGCGAAATTGTCGAAAAAGACCAGGTGCCTCGCGCCCAGCTGGCCGGTGCTGGCCTGCCGGTACCCGCCGATGGCCCGGAATTCATGACGCGCGAGCTGATCAAGGTGGGCAACCGAGACCTGGGCCACCCCGATTTCGTCTGGGTAGTGGGCGAATGGCTGCAGGAGCAGCGCCAACCCGAGGAACTGGTGACGGTAGAGCGCCGGGAGTGGGGCAATTTCTACGGCTACCTGGTGAACATCAAGGAAAACGGTCAGGTGGTGGGCGAGGGTGATGGCGTCTTCAGCCAACTGTACCCGCGCATCGACCGGGTGAAAGACCTGGCGCGCCAGCTCAACCGCTTGGAAAAGACCGAGATCGGCTCGATCAATGCGCGCCTGGAGCGCATTCGCCTGCATGCGCGCAAGCTGGAGCTCAACCACCAGCTCGACGCCACGGCGCAGGCCGACATGGACACCGAGCGCGCGGTACTCAAGGCCCGGTACGAAGGTATCGAGGCGCAGCTGGGCGACCTGCATCAGGCCATCAACCGCGACAGCCTCACCGTGCGTGACGTCAACGGCCAGGAAATCGAGATCAGCATGGGCAAGGTCGTCCATGCCTATCAGCCCAACGCCATGGGCGTGTTGAAGAAAACCGGGTTCTATTTCGGCAAGGTGTGGGAATTCCTCAGCGACGACCCGCGTGAAGCCAACACCGAGGGGGGGGTGTTCCCGGCCATCTTCGGCACCGTCATGATGACGTTGATCATGGCCATGATCGTGACCCCGTTCGGCGTGCTGGCGGCGGTTTACTTGCGTGAATACGCTCGCCAGGGCCCCATGACCCGGCTCATCCGCATCGCGGTGAATAACCTCGCCGGTGTGCCGGCCATCGTCTACGGGGTGTTCGGCCTGGGCTTTTTCGTCTACGTGCTGGGTGGCTCCATCGACCGGCTGTTCTTCCCCGAAGCATTGCCGGCGCCCACGTTCGGCACGCCTGGCCTCATGTGGGCCTCCTTGACCCTGGCGCTGCTGGCGGTGCCGGTGGTGATCGTCGCCACCGAGGAAGGCCTGGCGCGCATTCCCCTGAGCCTGCGCGAGGGTTCGCTGGCGCTGGGCGCCACCAAGGCCGAGACCCTGTGGAAGGTGGTATTGCCCATGGCCAGCCCGGCGATGATCACCGGCATGATCCTGGCCGTGGCGCGCGCTGCCGGCGAGGTGGCGCCGCTGATGCTGGTGGGCGTGGTGAAGATGGCCCCGGCCCTGCCGGTGGACGGTAACTACCCGTACCTGCACCTGGACCAGAAGATCATGCACCTGGGCTTCCATATCTATGACGTCGGCTTCCAGAGCCCCAACGTCGAAGCCGCGCGGCCGGTGGTGTATGCCACGGCGCTGCTGCTGGTGCTGGTGATCGCCGCGCTGAACCTGTCGGCCGTTGCCATTCGTAACCACCTGCGCGAGAAGTACAAGGCGCTGGACAACTGA
- a CDS encoding ABC transporter permease subunit: MQDAGKPLMLSLEEQNQVGLRVSEAGQALFFSTRDGHELKRIDLPLPAGAKVVSIGEEQPGSSLVMLGLSNGQVMIFRHTYKVTYPDGHKTINTALEFPYGEAPLTLDEEGRALEHVNLSATDDALIVAGSTGPQLHVLSITREENLLTGETDTSQAAIELPQMTEQVKAIFVDPRQQWLYVINGRAQADVFSLRDRSLNGRYKLLEDASAEVTATTQLVGGISLIVGTSKGGLSQWFMARDTDGEQRLRHIRDFQMGTTPIVDITAEQRRKGFLAVNAAGQMGVFHSTAHRTLLVQQVAQGPGVMALSPRANRIMMEEGGRMLPMTLANPHPEVSWSALWDKVWYENYDEPKYIWQSTAATSDFEPKLSLSPLTFGTLKAAFYAMFLAAPLAVAAAIYTAYFMAPGLRRKVKPVIELMEAMPTVILGFFAGLFLAPYLEGHLPGIFSLLLLTPLGILVAGFGWSRLPEAIRLRVPEGWESIILIPVILLVGWFALSMSPHLENWFFGGDMRLWITNDLGITYDQRNALVVGLAMGFAVIPNIYSIAEDAVFSVPRSLTLGSLALGATPWQTLTRVVLLTASPGIFSALMIGLGRAVGETMIVLMATGNTPVMEMNLFEGMRTLAANVAVEMPESEVGGSHYRVLFLAALVLLLFTFVMNTLAEVIRQRLRKKYSSL; this comes from the coding sequence CTGCAGGACGCCGGCAAGCCGCTGATGCTTTCCCTCGAAGAGCAGAACCAGGTAGGCCTGCGGGTCTCCGAGGCTGGCCAGGCGCTGTTCTTCAGCACCAGGGACGGCCACGAGCTCAAGCGCATCGACTTGCCGCTACCGGCCGGGGCCAAGGTGGTTTCCATTGGTGAGGAGCAGCCCGGCAGCTCACTGGTGATGCTGGGCCTGTCCAACGGCCAGGTGATGATTTTCCGCCACACCTACAAGGTGACTTACCCGGACGGTCACAAGACCATCAATACCGCCCTGGAGTTTCCCTATGGCGAGGCGCCGCTGACCCTGGACGAAGAGGGGCGGGCGCTGGAGCACGTTAACCTCAGCGCCACGGATGATGCACTGATCGTGGCAGGCTCCACCGGCCCGCAGTTGCACGTGCTCTCGATCACCAGGGAAGAGAACCTGCTGACCGGCGAGACCGACACCTCTCAGGCGGCCATCGAATTGCCGCAGATGACGGAGCAGGTCAAGGCCATCTTCGTGGACCCGCGCCAGCAATGGTTGTACGTGATCAATGGCCGGGCTCAGGCCGACGTTTTCAGCCTGCGGGACAGGAGCCTGAACGGTCGCTACAAGCTGCTTGAGGATGCCAGCGCCGAAGTAACCGCTACTACCCAGTTGGTAGGGGGGATTTCGCTGATCGTGGGTACCTCCAAGGGTGGCCTGTCCCAATGGTTCATGGCCCGCGATACCGATGGCGAGCAGCGCCTTCGGCACATCCGCGACTTCCAGATGGGCACCACCCCCATTGTCGACATTACTGCGGAGCAGCGGCGCAAGGGCTTCCTTGCGGTCAATGCCGCAGGGCAGATGGGGGTCTTCCATAGCACCGCCCACCGAACGTTGCTCGTGCAGCAAGTCGCTCAAGGGCCCGGCGTGATGGCACTGTCGCCGCGCGCCAACCGCATCATGATGGAAGAGGGGGGCCGGATGCTGCCGATGACGCTCGCCAACCCGCACCCGGAAGTGTCGTGGAGCGCGTTGTGGGACAAGGTGTGGTACGAAAACTATGACGAGCCCAAGTATATCTGGCAGTCGACGGCGGCCACGTCGGACTTCGAGCCCAAGCTGAGCCTATCGCCGCTGACCTTCGGCACCCTGAAAGCAGCGTTCTACGCCATGTTCCTGGCCGCGCCGCTGGCGGTTGCTGCCGCCATCTACACTGCTTACTTCATGGCGCCGGGGCTGCGCCGCAAGGTCAAGCCGGTGATCGAGCTGATGGAGGCCATGCCCACGGTGATCCTGGGGTTCTTCGCCGGCCTGTTCCTGGCCCCTTACCTGGAGGGCCACCTGCCGGGGATCTTCAGCCTGTTGCTGTTGACCCCGCTCGGTATCCTGGTGGCCGGCTTCGGTTGGAGCCGCCTGCCCGAGGCCATTCGCCTGCGGGTACCGGAGGGGTGGGAAAGCATTATCCTGATTCCGGTGATCCTGCTGGTGGGCTGGTTCGCGCTGTCCATGAGCCCGCACCTGGAGAACTGGTTCTTCGGGGGCGACATGCGCCTGTGGATAACCAACGACCTGGGCATCACCTATGACCAGCGCAATGCCTTGGTGGTCGGCCTGGCCATGGGCTTCGCGGTTATCCCCAACATCTACTCCATCGCCGAAGACGCAGTGTTCAGCGTCCCGCGCAGTCTTACCCTGGGTTCCCTGGCCCTGGGGGCCACGCCTTGGCAGACCCTGACCCGCGTGGTGCTGCTGACCGCCAGCCCGGGAATTTTCTCGGCGCTGATGATCGGCCTGGGCCGCGCCGTCGGCGAGACCATGATCGTGCTGATGGCCACGGGCAACACGCCGGTGATGGAAATGAACCTGTTCGAGGGAATGCGCACCCTGGCCGCCAACGTCGCGGTGGAAATGCCCGAGTCGGAGGTGGGCGGCAGCCACTACCGCGTGCTGTTCCTGGCCGCGCTGGTGTTGCTGCTGTTCACCTTCGTGATGAATACCCTGGCCGAAGTGATCCGCCAGCGTCTTCGCAAAAAATACTCGTCGCTTTAG
- a CDS encoding phosphate ABC transporter substrate-binding protein PstS, with amino-acid sequence MNFKRLMAAISVAVAGTASVHATAAVDPTIPAYVKTTGVSGNLSSVGSDTLANLMTLWAEAYKKEYPNVNIQVQAAGSSTAPPALTEGTANLGPMSRKMKDVELQAFEQKYGYRPTAVPVAVDALAVFVHKDNPIQHLTMEQVDAIFSATRLCGAKAEVKTWGDLGVTGDLANKPVQLFGRNSVSGTYGYFKEAALCKGDYKPNVNEQPGSASVVQSISSSLNGIGYSGIGYKTASVKTVALAKQGSTTFVEETEENTLNGKYPLSRFLYLYVNKAPNKPLAPLEAEFVKLVLSQSGQQIVVKDGYIPLPAKVAAKALADLGLSEGSK; translated from the coding sequence ATGAATTTCAAGCGTTTGATGGCCGCGATCAGCGTGGCTGTCGCGGGTACTGCCAGTGTTCACGCCACCGCCGCTGTAGACCCCACCATCCCTGCCTATGTGAAGACCACGGGCGTGTCCGGGAACCTGTCCAGCGTCGGCTCCGATACCCTGGCCAACCTCATGACCCTGTGGGCCGAGGCGTATAAAAAGGAATACCCCAACGTCAATATCCAGGTACAGGCTGCCGGGTCGTCCACTGCGCCGCCGGCGTTGACCGAGGGTACCGCGAACCTGGGGCCCATGAGCCGCAAGATGAAGGATGTCGAGCTGCAGGCCTTCGAGCAGAAGTACGGCTACCGGCCGACGGCGGTGCCCGTGGCGGTGGACGCCTTGGCAGTGTTCGTGCACAAAGACAACCCCATCCAGCACCTGACCATGGAGCAGGTGGATGCGATTTTCTCGGCTACCCGCCTGTGCGGGGCCAAGGCCGAGGTCAAGACGTGGGGTGACCTGGGCGTGACCGGGGACCTGGCCAATAAACCGGTGCAGTTGTTCGGGCGCAATTCGGTGTCGGGCACTTATGGGTATTTCAAGGAGGCTGCGCTGTGCAAGGGCGACTACAAGCCCAACGTCAATGAGCAACCCGGTTCAGCGTCGGTGGTGCAGTCCATCAGCAGTTCGCTCAACGGTATCGGCTATTCAGGCATCGGCTACAAGACAGCCAGCGTGAAGACCGTGGCGCTGGCAAAGCAGGGCAGCACCACGTTCGTGGAGGAAACCGAAGAGAATACCCTCAACGGCAAGTACCCGCTGTCGCGTTTCCTCTACCTGTATGTGAACAAGGCGCCGAACAAGCCATTGGCCCCCTTGGAGGCCGAGTTCGTGAAGCTGGTGTTGTCACAATCCGGTCAGCAGATCGTGGTAAAAGATGGTTACATCCCGCTCCCGGCCAAGGTAGCGGCCAAAGCCCTGGCCGATCTGGGGCTGAGTGAAGGCTCAAAGTAA
- a CDS encoding MFS transporter, whose product MTSVPSSPAQPARPLTRNDYKTLSLSALGGALEFYDFIIFVFFATVVGKLFFPADMPEWLRLMQTFGIFAAGYLARPLGGIVMAHFGDLLGRKKMFTLSIFMMAVPTLIMGLLPTYAQIGLWAPLLLLLMRVIQGAAIGGEVPGAWVFVSEHVPARHVGYACGTLTSGLTAGILLGSLVATLVNSIYSATEVSDYAWRIPFLLGGVFGLMSVYLRRWLHETPVFAELQQRKALADEIPLRAVLRDHRGAIAVSMLLTWLLSAGIVVVILMTPTVLQTVYGFSPSVALQANSLAIVFLSIGCVCAGALADRLGAGRVFVGGSLALLASSWVFYHSLHAHPDWLFPLYALTGLFVGTIGAVPYVMVKAFPAVVRFTGLSFSYNLAYAIFGGLTPMIVTLLLKSDPMGPAYYVAGICMIGLAVGLYLLAKKR is encoded by the coding sequence ATGACGTCCGTCCCCTCGAGTCCCGCGCAACCGGCGCGGCCTCTGACCCGCAATGACTACAAGACCTTGTCGCTTTCCGCCCTGGGTGGCGCGCTGGAGTTCTACGATTTCATCATTTTCGTGTTCTTCGCCACCGTGGTCGGCAAATTGTTCTTCCCAGCCGACATGCCCGAGTGGCTGCGCCTGATGCAGACCTTCGGCATCTTTGCCGCGGGTTACCTGGCGCGCCCCCTTGGCGGCATCGTCATGGCGCACTTCGGTGACCTGCTGGGGCGCAAGAAAATGTTCACCCTGAGCATCTTCATGATGGCCGTGCCGACCCTGATCATGGGCCTGCTGCCCACCTACGCGCAGATCGGCCTGTGGGCGCCCTTGCTGTTGCTGCTGATGCGGGTGATTCAGGGCGCCGCCATTGGTGGCGAGGTACCCGGTGCCTGGGTATTCGTGTCCGAACACGTGCCGGCACGCCATGTGGGCTATGCCTGTGGCACGCTGACGTCGGGTTTGACGGCGGGGATCCTGCTCGGTTCCCTGGTGGCGACCTTGGTGAACAGTATTTATAGCGCCACCGAGGTATCCGACTACGCCTGGCGCATTCCTTTCCTGCTGGGCGGGGTGTTCGGCCTGATGTCGGTATACCTGCGCCGCTGGTTGCATGAAACCCCGGTGTTCGCCGAGTTGCAGCAGCGCAAGGCGCTGGCGGATGAGATCCCGCTGCGCGCCGTGCTGCGTGACCACCGCGGTGCCATCGCTGTGTCGATGCTGCTTACCTGGTTGCTGTCGGCGGGTATCGTCGTGGTCATCCTGATGACCCCCACGGTGCTGCAGACCGTCTACGGCTTCAGCCCCTCGGTGGCCTTGCAGGCCAACAGCCTGGCCATCGTCTTTCTCAGCATTGGCTGTGTATGCGCTGGCGCACTGGCTGACCGCCTCGGCGCGGGGCGAGTCTTCGTAGGGGGCAGCCTGGCCCTGCTGGCCAGCTCGTGGGTGTTCTACCACAGCCTGCATGCCCACCCCGACTGGCTGTTCCCGCTGTACGCGCTGACCGGTCTGTTCGTGGGCACCATCGGCGCAGTGCCGTACGTGATGGTCAAGGCGTTCCCGGCGGTGGTGCGCTTCACCGGGCTGTCGTTTTCCTACAACCTGGCATACGCCATCTTCGGTGGCCTGACGCCGATGATCGTGACCCTGCTGCTTAAATCTGACCCGATGGGGCCGGCGTATTATGTTGCAGGTATTTGCATGATCGGCCTGGCGGTGGGGCTGTATCTGCTGGCGAAGAAGCGTTGA
- a CDS encoding acyl-CoA thioesterase translates to MIELEQEDPIPQGDLALQITALPRETNGFGDIFGGWLVAQMDLAGTAMASKVAGGRVATVAIDRMAFLVPVAVGAQLSFYTQTLEIGRSSIQMMVEVWSDDPLSSEWRKVTEAVFVFVAIDGSGRTRSVPPRR, encoded by the coding sequence ATGATTGAACTCGAACAAGAAGATCCTATTCCCCAAGGCGACCTGGCCTTGCAGATCACCGCTTTGCCGCGGGAGACCAACGGCTTTGGCGATATCTTCGGCGGCTGGCTGGTCGCGCAGATGGACCTGGCCGGTACAGCCATGGCCAGCAAGGTGGCCGGCGGCCGCGTGGCTACCGTGGCCATAGACCGCATGGCGTTCCTGGTACCGGTTGCCGTGGGCGCGCAGTTGTCGTTCTACACCCAGACGCTGGAAATCGGCCGCAGCTCCATCCAGATGATGGTTGAAGTATGGAGCGATGATCCGCTGTCCAGCGAATGGCGCAAAGTGACCGAAGCGGTCTTCGTTTTCGTTGCCATCGACGGCAGCGGCCGCACCCGTTCCGTACCGCCCCGGCGCTGA
- a CDS encoding D-hexose-6-phosphate mutarotase: MSTPQVESVKLDELNCWRISHSGAELLVAQQGAQILSYQRAGEKPLIWLNDQAVFKHGKPVRAGVPVCWPWFGVFARNPQPVQAMLTSPEGAGSHGLVRAMDWQLQAIDSSTDDNLRIDFTLPEAEGKLPGWPHKVALKLSIILGDHLSVSLTTTNLGDDDVAISQALHSYFAVSDVRDVHVEGVAGLDYIETLENWEVRKQASELRFAGETDRIYKQVPAQLTIVDPAWKRRVRLTSSGANAAVIWNPWTDRAAQLSDMADDGWQRMLCIETANVMDDIVVLLPGAEHTLGVTIVSEPL; the protein is encoded by the coding sequence ATGTCTACCCCCCAGGTCGAGTCGGTCAAACTGGATGAACTGAACTGCTGGCGCATTAGCCACAGCGGTGCCGAGCTGCTGGTAGCCCAGCAGGGTGCCCAGATCCTCAGCTACCAGCGCGCGGGCGAGAAACCGCTGATCTGGCTCAACGACCAGGCGGTGTTCAAGCATGGCAAGCCCGTACGCGCAGGTGTGCCGGTTTGCTGGCCATGGTTCGGCGTGTTCGCCCGCAACCCGCAGCCTGTGCAAGCCATGCTCACGTCGCCCGAGGGGGCCGGAAGCCACGGCCTGGTGCGGGCCATGGACTGGCAACTGCAGGCCATCGACAGTTCCACCGACGATAACCTGCGCATCGATTTCACCCTGCCTGAGGCCGAGGGAAAATTGCCTGGCTGGCCGCACAAAGTAGCGCTGAAACTGAGCATCATCCTCGGCGACCACCTGAGCGTGAGCCTTACCACCACCAACCTGGGTGACGACGACGTTGCCATCAGCCAGGCACTGCATAGCTATTTCGCCGTGAGCGATGTACGCGATGTGCATGTGGAGGGCGTGGCCGGGCTGGATTACATCGAGACCCTGGAAAACTGGGAAGTGCGCAAGCAGGCCAGCGAGCTGCGCTTTGCCGGGGAAACCGACCGCATCTACAAACAGGTCCCCGCGCAGCTGACCATCGTCGACCCGGCCTGGAAACGCCGCGTGCGCCTGACCAGCAGTGGCGCCAATGCCGCGGTGATCTGGAACCCCTGGACCGACCGCGCCGCGCAACTCAGCGACATGGCCGACGATGGCTGGCAGCGCATGCTGTGCATCGAGACGGCCAACGTGATGGATGACATCGTGGTGCTGCTGCCGGGCGCCGAGCACACCTTGGGGGTGACCATCGTCAGCGAGCCGCTCTGA
- a CDS encoding DUF3299 domain-containing protein, translating into MRRILLATLLVCSGLVHAAEKLPETDWLSLMPKSDQKALEAMPEITHNTPEGDGNFTHKGGLKQSKGLPAVMYSTKTVPEMNGKDIRIGGYPVPLETDAKGRATAFFLVPYPGACIHVPPPPPNQMILIRYPKGLKLDDIYTPLWAIGTLKIEKVSNDMADAAYAMDASKVRVVVESDL; encoded by the coding sequence ATGCGCCGTATTCTTCTTGCCACCTTGTTAGTCTGCAGCGGCCTCGTTCATGCCGCCGAAAAGCTCCCGGAAACCGACTGGCTGTCCTTGATGCCCAAGTCGGACCAGAAGGCGCTGGAAGCCATGCCGGAAATCACCCACAACACGCCCGAGGGTGATGGCAACTTTACCCACAAGGGCGGGTTGAAGCAGAGCAAGGGCCTGCCGGCGGTCATGTATTCCACCAAGACCGTGCCTGAAATGAATGGCAAGGACATCCGTATCGGTGGCTACCCCGTGCCGCTGGAAACCGACGCCAAAGGGCGCGCTACCGCTTTCTTCCTGGTGCCGTACCCGGGTGCGTGCATCCACGTGCCGCCACCGCCGCCGAACCAGATGATCCTGATTCGCTACCCCAAAGGGTTGAAGCTGGACGATATCTATACACCGCTATGGGCGATTGGCACGCTCAAGATCGAGAAGGTCAGCAATGACATGGCGGATGCTGCCTACGCCATGGATGCCTCGAAGGTGCGGGTAGTAGTGGAATCTGACTTGTAA
- a CDS encoding GlsB/YeaQ/YmgE family stress response membrane protein — MGIIGTIFIGLIVGLLARFLKPGDDSMGWIMTILLGIGGSLAATYGGQALGIYQAGQTAGFLGALVGAIVLLVLYGMIKKD; from the coding sequence ATGGGTATTATCGGTACCATCTTCATCGGCCTGATCGTTGGCTTGCTGGCACGTTTCCTCAAGCCTGGCGACGACAGCATGGGCTGGATCATGACTATCCTGCTGGGCATCGGCGGCTCGCTGGCCGCGACCTACGGTGGCCAGGCGCTGGGCATCTACCAGGCTGGGCAAACCGCTGGCTTCCTGGGTGCACTGGTAGGTGCCATCGTGCTGCTGGTGCTGTACGGCATGATCAAAAAAGACTGA
- a CDS encoding 5-(carboxyamino)imidazole ribonucleotide synthase codes for MKIGVIGGGQLGRMLALAGTPLGMNFAFLDPAPDACAAPLGEHLRADYGDQDHLRQLADEVDLVTFEFESVPAETVAFLSQFVPVYPSANALRIARDRWFEKSMFKDLGVPTPTFADIQSQADLDAAVASIGLPAVLKTRTLGYDGKGQKVLRTQADVEGTFAELGSVPCLLEGFVPFTGEVSLIAVRARDGETRFYPLVHNTHETGILRLSVASTDHPLQGLAEDYASRVLEHLDYVGVLAFEFFEVDGGLKANEIAPRVHNSGHWTIEGAECSQFENHLRAVAGLPLGSTAKVGESAMLNFIGEVPPVDKVISVADCHLHHYGKAFKAGRKVGHATLRSADMATLQQQIKAVEALIGA; via the coding sequence ATGAAGATCGGTGTTATTGGTGGCGGCCAGCTGGGCCGCATGTTGGCGCTGGCGGGCACCCCGCTGGGTATGAATTTCGCTTTCCTGGACCCTGCGCCCGACGCCTGTGCTGCGCCCCTGGGCGAGCACTTGCGTGCCGACTATGGGGATCAGGACCACTTGCGCCAGTTGGCCGACGAAGTCGACCTGGTGACCTTCGAGTTCGAAAGCGTGCCGGCCGAGACCGTGGCGTTCCTGTCGCAGTTCGTGCCGGTGTACCCGAGCGCCAATGCCTTGCGCATTGCCCGGGACCGCTGGTTCGAGAAGAGCATGTTCAAGGATCTGGGCGTGCCGACCCCGACGTTCGCCGATATCCAGTCGCAAGCCGACCTGGACGCGGCGGTGGCCAGCATCGGTCTGCCGGCCGTGCTCAAGACCCGCACCCTGGGTTACGACGGCAAGGGCCAGAAGGTGCTGCGCACCCAGGCGGACGTCGAAGGTACGTTCGCAGAGTTGGGCAGCGTGCCGTGCCTGCTGGAAGGCTTCGTACCCTTCACCGGCGAAGTATCCCTGATCGCCGTGCGTGCCCGCGACGGCGAGACGCGCTTCTACCCGCTGGTGCACAACACCCACGAAACCGGCATCCTGCGCCTGTCCGTGGCCAGCACCGACCACCCGCTGCAAGGCCTGGCCGAAGACTACGCCTCGCGCGTGCTCGAGCACCTGGACTACGTGGGTGTGCTGGCGTTCGAGTTCTTCGAAGTGGACGGCGGCCTCAAGGCCAACGAGATCGCCCCGCGCGTGCACAACTCCGGGCACTGGACCATCGAAGGCGCCGAGTGCAGCCAGTTCGAGAACCACCTGCGCGCCGTGGCCGGCCTGCCGCTGGGTTCCACCGCCAAGGTGGGCGAAAGCGCCATGCTCAACTTCATTGGTGAAGTGCCGCCGGTGGACAAGGTGATCTCGGTTGCCGATTGCCACCTGCATCACTATGGCAAGGCATTCAAGGCAGGCCGCAAGGTGGGCCATGCCACGCTGCGCAGCGCCGACATGGCGACCCTGCAGCAGCAGATCAAGGCTGTCGAAGCCCTCATCGGTGCCTGA
- the purE gene encoding 5-(carboxyamino)imidazole ribonucleotide mutase, translating to MSALVGVIMGSKSDWSTLSHTADMLEKLGIPYEVKVVSAHRTPDLLFQYAEEAESRGIEVIIAGAGGAAHLPGMCAAKTHLPVLGVPVQSSMLSGVDSLLSIVQMPAGVPVATLAIGKAGAINAALLSASILGAKHPQFHAVLKQFRTEQTDSVLDNPDPRQA from the coding sequence ATGAGTGCACTGGTTGGCGTGATCATGGGCTCCAAGTCCGATTGGTCCACCCTTAGCCACACCGCCGATATGCTGGAAAAGCTCGGTATTCCGTACGAAGTGAAGGTGGTATCCGCTCACCGTACTCCCGACCTGCTGTTCCAGTACGCCGAGGAAGCGGAAAGCCGCGGAATCGAAGTGATCATCGCCGGCGCCGGTGGCGCTGCCCACCTGCCAGGCATGTGCGCGGCCAAGACCCACCTGCCGGTGCTGGGCGTGCCGGTGCAGTCCTCCATGCTCTCGGGTGTCGATTCGTTGCTGTCGATCGTGCAGATGCCTGCCGGCGTGCCGGTGGCTACCCTGGCCATCGGCAAGGCCGGCGCCATCAACGCAGCGCTGCTGTCGGCCAGCATCCTGGGCGCCAAGCACCCGCAGTTCCATGCCGTGCTCAAGCAATTCCGCACTGAACAGACAGACAGCGTGCTGGACAATCCAGACCCGCGTCAGGCCTGA